One Microbacterium sp. No. 7 genomic window carries:
- a CDS encoding ABC transporter substrate-binding protein — translation MTRTHTARRATAFAGLALGAALALTACGSSTPASGDEAAADGTSSAAATEGFPVTLDTAYGEITVDEKPQKIVALSASYVDALAAMGVETVAFSAGVADEAAFAASFPWLEGVATGPMDPALVNAEYQPVLEAIAKYDPDLILANTWQVDEDLYTQISSIAPTFVGVTLGNNDWNVTLDAIGELIGEPDAADAAAAKVEEAYAAASAGMPGLEGKTYQSVGYDGTKFWFGNGSWLDGFGLVPAENQDNTQSGNGTNDISLENIDQLSADVLSIWFWQSDPAVLGADPRYQQLPAVKNEAVLVPDLALANATNGAGPLSLAWAIDWVTEQLSGTALAKG, via the coding sequence ATGACACGCACGCACACCGCCCGTCGCGCCACCGCGTTCGCCGGGCTCGCGCTCGGCGCCGCGCTCGCCCTCACCGCCTGCGGCTCGAGCACGCCCGCGTCCGGCGACGAGGCCGCCGCCGACGGCACGAGCAGCGCCGCCGCGACCGAGGGCTTCCCCGTCACGCTCGACACCGCCTACGGCGAGATCACCGTCGACGAGAAGCCGCAGAAGATCGTCGCGCTCAGCGCCAGCTATGTCGACGCCCTCGCCGCGATGGGCGTCGAGACGGTCGCGTTCAGCGCGGGCGTCGCCGACGAGGCCGCGTTCGCCGCGTCGTTCCCGTGGCTCGAGGGCGTCGCGACGGGCCCGATGGACCCCGCGCTCGTCAACGCGGAGTACCAGCCCGTGCTCGAGGCGATCGCGAAGTACGACCCCGACCTGATCCTCGCCAACACGTGGCAGGTCGACGAGGACCTCTACACGCAGATCTCCTCGATCGCCCCGACGTTCGTCGGCGTCACCCTCGGCAACAACGACTGGAACGTGACCCTCGACGCGATCGGCGAGCTGATCGGCGAGCCGGATGCCGCCGACGCCGCCGCCGCGAAGGTCGAGGAGGCGTACGCCGCGGCGAGCGCCGGGATGCCCGGCCTGGAGGGCAAGACCTACCAGTCGGTCGGCTATGACGGCACCAAGTTCTGGTTCGGCAACGGCAGCTGGCTCGACGGTTTCGGCCTCGTGCCCGCCGAGAACCAGGACAACACGCAGTCGGGCAACGGCACCAACGACATCTCGCTGGAGAACATCGACCAGCTGAGCGCCGACGTGCTGAGCATCTGGTTCTGGCAGTCGGACCCTGCGGTGCTCGGCGCCGACCCGCGCTACCAGCAGCTGCCCGCTGTGAAGAACGAAGCCGTGCTCGTGCCCGACCTGGCGCTCGCCAACGCGACGAACGGCGCCGGCCCGCTCAGCCTCGCCTGGGCGATCGACTGGGTGACCGAGCAGCTCTCGGGCACCGCGCTCGCGAAGGGCTGA
- a CDS encoding FecCD family ABC transporter permease, producing the protein MGREGPAAPPGTTPFETGVHEQPGAAPRAPRTRRAVGLAIALAALVALMLLSVAVGSKNIPLDGVLHGLFAYTGEGDDFVIWDLRVPRTVTGIVVGAALGLAGALIQALTRNPLADPGILGVNAGAMLFVALGVAVLGVSSIQGYIWFALAGALLVTVAVFAIGAAGRSGVDPLRLTLAGMAVGAALQGVVTGLMLLNTEAFNTMRTWNAGTLVGRGFDVLLPVLPFLGVGVLIAAGVAASLNAIALGDDLARSLGIRIGRIRVLTVVAVTLLAGGATAIAGPIGFVGLMIPHIARWITGPDQRWILAYTLVLAPSLVLASDVLGRVVMSPGELPVGVVTAFVGAPVLVVLVRRRKASGL; encoded by the coding sequence ATCGGCCGGGAGGGGCCCGCCGCCCCTCCCGGCACCACGCCCTTCGAGACCGGGGTGCACGAGCAGCCCGGCGCCGCGCCGCGCGCCCCGCGCACGCGCCGCGCCGTCGGCCTCGCGATCGCCCTCGCGGCGCTCGTCGCGCTCATGCTGCTGAGCGTCGCCGTGGGCTCCAAGAACATCCCGCTCGACGGCGTGCTGCACGGCCTCTTCGCCTACACGGGCGAGGGCGACGACTTCGTGATCTGGGACCTGCGCGTGCCGCGCACCGTCACGGGCATCGTCGTCGGTGCGGCGCTCGGCCTCGCCGGCGCCCTCATCCAGGCGCTCACCCGCAACCCGCTCGCCGACCCCGGCATCCTGGGCGTCAACGCGGGCGCCATGCTCTTCGTCGCCCTCGGGGTCGCGGTGCTCGGCGTCTCCAGCATCCAGGGCTACATCTGGTTCGCGCTCGCCGGGGCGCTCCTCGTGACCGTCGCGGTCTTCGCGATCGGCGCGGCCGGCCGCAGCGGCGTCGATCCGCTGCGGCTCACGCTCGCCGGGATGGCGGTCGGCGCGGCGCTGCAGGGCGTCGTCACGGGACTCATGCTGCTCAACACCGAGGCGTTCAACACCATGCGCACGTGGAACGCGGGCACGCTCGTCGGCCGTGGCTTCGACGTGCTGCTGCCCGTGCTGCCGTTCCTGGGCGTCGGCGTGCTCATCGCCGCCGGTGTCGCCGCGTCGCTCAACGCGATCGCGCTCGGTGACGACCTCGCCCGCTCGCTCGGCATCCGCATCGGCCGGATCCGCGTGCTCACGGTCGTCGCCGTCACCCTGCTCGCCGGCGGCGCGACCGCGATCGCGGGGCCGATCGGCTTCGTCGGCCTCATGATCCCGCACATCGCCCGGTGGATCACCGGTCCCGACCAGCGCTGGATCCTCGCCTACACGCTCGTGCTCGCGCCCTCGCTCGTGCTCGCCTCCGACGTGCTCGGCCGGGTGGTCATGAGCCCCGGCGAGCTGCCCGTCGGCGTCGTCACCGCGTTCGTCGGCGCGCCCGTGCTCGTCGTGCTTGTGCGCCGCCGGAAGGCGAGCGGACTGTGA
- a CDS encoding FecCD family ABC transporter permease yields the protein MSVAARDAGVASIDFGSAQVVTRAGGVALRWRRRSLVTGAVLAALTLAVGILSLMIGQYPLSVAQVWAALTGDPEAGFASTVVLEWRLPRAVAAIVFGAALGIAGAIFQSLTRNPLASPDIIGFSTGSYTGALIVIILLGGGYLQVAAGALVGGLATALLVYLVAWQRGVQGFRLIIAGIAFSAMLMSVNVWLLMVSTQEVALSATAWGIGSLNGMIGAQVAGACAVIALLFVAAAVCAPGLRQLELGDDAAKAGGVRVEPLRLSLIVIGVAFTATVTASAGPIAFVALAAPQIARRLVRSPGVALVPAAIMGALMLASADIVAQHLLTPGLPVGVVTVVIGGGYLVWLLVREARGRG from the coding sequence GTGAGCGTCGCCGCGCGGGATGCCGGTGTCGCATCCATCGACTTCGGCAGCGCACAGGTCGTGACCCGGGCCGGCGGCGTCGCGCTGCGCTGGCGGCGCCGCTCCCTCGTGACGGGCGCCGTGCTCGCCGCGCTCACCCTCGCCGTCGGCATCCTCTCGCTCATGATCGGGCAGTACCCGCTGTCGGTCGCGCAGGTGTGGGCCGCGCTCACCGGCGACCCGGAGGCCGGGTTCGCGAGCACCGTCGTGCTCGAATGGCGGCTGCCGCGCGCCGTCGCGGCGATCGTCTTCGGCGCTGCGCTCGGCATCGCCGGAGCGATCTTCCAGTCGCTCACCCGCAACCCGCTCGCGAGCCCCGACATCATCGGCTTCAGCACCGGGTCGTACACGGGCGCCCTCATCGTGATCATCCTGCTCGGCGGCGGCTACCTGCAGGTCGCGGCCGGCGCGCTCGTCGGCGGGCTCGCGACCGCGCTGCTCGTCTACCTCGTCGCCTGGCAGCGGGGCGTGCAGGGATTCCGGCTCATCATCGCCGGCATCGCGTTCAGCGCGATGCTGATGTCGGTCAACGTGTGGCTGCTCATGGTCAGCACGCAGGAGGTGGCGCTCAGCGCGACGGCGTGGGGCATCGGCTCGCTGAACGGCATGATCGGCGCGCAGGTCGCCGGGGCGTGCGCGGTCATCGCGCTGCTGTTCGTCGCGGCCGCGGTGTGCGCGCCCGGCCTGCGGCAGCTCGAGCTCGGCGACGACGCGGCGAAGGCGGGCGGCGTGCGCGTCGAGCCCCTGCGCCTCTCGCTCATCGTCATCGGCGTCGCCTTCACCGCGACGGTCACGGCCTCGGCCGGGCCGATCGCGTTCGTGGCGCTCGCCGCGCCGCAGATCGCCCGGCGGCTCGTGCGATCGCCCGGCGTCGCGCTCGTGCCCGCCGCGATCATGGGCGCCCTCATGCTGGCATCCGCCGACATCGTCGCGCAGCACCTGCTGACCCCGGGCCTGCCCGTCGGCGTGGTCACGGTCGTGATCGGCGGCGGGTATCTGGTGTGGCTGCTCGTGCGCGAGGCGCGAGGGCGGGGCTGA
- a CDS encoding ABC transporter ATP-binding protein — translation MTGRTARLRTDDATLGYDARTISTGLTVDIPDGSFTVIVGPNGCGKSTLLRGLARLIKPAGGTVTLDGRPLASYRAKDLARQIALLPQSSIAPDGIGVADLVARGRFPHQNLIRQWTPADEAAVAEALRATGLTELSSRPVAELSGGQRQRVWIAMALAQEAPIMLLDEPTTYLDIAHQIDLMELFTHLHRAGRTLVAVLHDLNQAARFATHLIAMRDGQIVAQGPPAEVLTSDLVERVFGLRCIVTPDPVTGTPQVVPLTRTCCAGCEATGVDAGAPAGAPVA, via the coding sequence ATGACAGGTCGCACCGCGCGACTGCGCACCGACGACGCGACGCTCGGCTACGACGCCCGCACGATCAGCACGGGCCTGACCGTCGACATCCCCGACGGCTCGTTCACCGTGATCGTCGGGCCCAACGGCTGCGGGAAGTCGACGCTGCTGCGCGGCCTCGCGCGCCTCATCAAGCCCGCGGGCGGCACGGTGACCCTCGACGGGCGGCCGCTCGCGTCGTATCGCGCGAAGGATCTGGCGCGGCAGATCGCGCTGCTGCCGCAGAGCTCGATTGCCCCCGACGGCATCGGCGTCGCCGACCTCGTCGCCCGCGGACGCTTTCCGCACCAGAACCTCATCCGGCAGTGGACGCCGGCCGACGAGGCCGCCGTCGCCGAGGCGCTGCGCGCGACCGGGCTCACCGAGCTCTCCTCGCGTCCCGTGGCCGAGCTGTCGGGCGGGCAGCGGCAGCGCGTCTGGATCGCGATGGCGCTCGCCCAGGAGGCGCCGATCATGCTGCTCGACGAGCCGACGACCTATCTGGACATCGCGCACCAGATCGACCTGATGGAGCTGTTCACGCATCTGCATCGTGCGGGGCGCACGCTCGTCGCGGTGCTGCACGACCTGAACCAGGCCGCCCGGTTCGCGACGCACCTCATCGCGATGCGCGACGGACAGATCGTCGCCCAGGGGCCGCCCGCCGAGGTGCTCACGAGCGACCTCGTCGAGCGCGTCTTCGGTCTGCGCTGCATCGTCACCCCCGACCCCGTCACCGGGACCCCGCAGGTCGTGCCGCTGACCCGCACGTGCTGCGCCGGGTGCGAGGCCACCGGGGTGGATGCCGGGGCGCCCGCCGGCGCGCCCGTCGCTTAA
- a CDS encoding Lhr family ATP-dependent helicase — protein sequence MDDALARFGPATQDWFRGAFARPTTAQAGAWAAISEGRHALVVAPTGSGKTLSAFLWAIDRIFHDKRESSSAEEGGTQASSMPRTRVLYVSPLKALGVDVERNLRSPLVGIDQSARRLGLRVPPVTVGVRSGDTPAADRRRLVVDPPDILITTPESLYLMLTSQAAQTLRGVHTVIVDEVHAVAATKRGAHLAVSLERLDALLDAPAQRIGLSATVRPIDEVARFLGGAAPVEIVAPRATKAFDLRVVVPMPDMANPPPPPGTPADAGNTDEDADWYTTSAPATGSVWPHVEEAIVERILAHRSTIVFANSRRLAERLTGRLNEIYEELAGVDTPGLDTPGLDTPSLRDGTRPAGAGSTPGGVPAGAARAGARPAGGMPAETMAQSGVSSGAPPVLAKAHHGSVSKEQRAQVEDELKSGTLRCVVATSSLELGIDMGAVDLVIQVEAPPSAASGLQRVGRAGHQVGEVSRAALFPKHRGDILHTAVVTERMLAGKIEAIAIPQNPLDILAQQTVAACAVGPVDVEGWYETVCRSAPFRSLPRSAYEATLDLLAGRYPSDEFAELRPRVVWDRDHGTLTGRPGAQRIAVTSGGTIPDRGLFGVFVAGETTGARVGELDEEMVYESRVNDVFTLGTTSWRIVEITHDRVNVVPAFGQPGKLPFWHGDGLGRPSELGEALGRFSREIAAEPPEKATARLRESGLNDNAIANLLAYLSEQREATGSLPTDRTLTVERSRDEVGDWRVILHSPYGMHVHAPWALAVNARIRERLGVEGSAVASDDGIIARVPDADAEPPGAELFVFEPDELEQLVTDEVGGSALFASRFRECAARALLLPRLNPQKRAPLWQQRQRSAQLLEVARKHPTFPIILETLREVLQDVYDLPALLRVARAIGDRRIRLVETTTSQPSPFARDLLFGYVGAFMYEGDSPLAERRAAALSIDPALLSELLGKVELRELLDPAVIVQFEAEAQRLAPDRRVRGVEGVADLLRLLGPLDAAEVAERLDAASAGLDARDRDTSDLDTRDLDTPSLRDGTRSAVVLRDGTRSAGVDSSGAGARPDDGTRSAGAGAAGAASLASALLGELVAARRAIPVTIAGSERVAAIEDAGRLRDALGIGLPVGIPTAFLEPVADPLADLVARHARTHGPFRTGDVAARFGLGAAVARQALQRLESQGRLSSGYFLADAPPGSDDREWCDTEVLRRLRLRSLAAIRGAVEPVPPDAFARFLPAWQHLDRPLEGVDGVLATIEQLAGVPLPASAWESLILPSRVRDYAPSLLDELLATGEVVWSGHGSLPGRDGWIALHPADLASVTLVPPDEPAETSALEQRVLDVLVGGGAFFAAQLQTLTGAESETAVVDALWNLAWTGRVTGDTFAPIRTLLSGGSQAHRTARRTPRTRMFRGTPLAAARTTPPRAPLAGGRWSLLPAPEPDAAVRAAATASLLLERYGVVTRGSVQAEGVPGGFAQVYRVLSGFEDAGHCRRGYVIERLGAAQFATSATIDRVREFATLPDPAPLAARTLAATDPANPYGAALAWPALEGVGHRPGRKAGALVTLVDGILVLYLERGGRSALAFTDDETVLAAAARSLVETARAHRLDTLTIEQVSGQFVYGTAVGRALHAAGFVESSRGLTLRRTSRP from the coding sequence ATGGATGACGCACTCGCCCGCTTCGGCCCCGCGACGCAGGACTGGTTCCGCGGCGCGTTCGCGCGGCCGACGACGGCTCAGGCGGGTGCGTGGGCCGCGATCTCGGAGGGCAGGCACGCCCTCGTGGTCGCGCCGACCGGCTCGGGCAAGACGCTGTCGGCGTTCCTCTGGGCGATCGACCGCATCTTCCACGACAAGCGCGAGTCCTCGTCCGCCGAGGAAGGCGGCACGCAGGCCTCGAGCATGCCGCGCACGCGCGTGCTGTACGTCTCCCCGCTCAAGGCCCTGGGCGTCGACGTCGAGCGCAACCTGCGGTCTCCGCTCGTGGGCATCGACCAGTCGGCCCGGCGGCTGGGCCTTCGCGTGCCGCCCGTGACGGTCGGCGTGCGCTCGGGCGACACGCCCGCGGCCGACCGTCGGCGGCTCGTCGTCGACCCGCCCGACATCCTCATCACGACGCCCGAGTCCCTCTATCTCATGCTGACGTCGCAGGCGGCGCAGACGTTGCGCGGCGTGCACACCGTGATCGTCGACGAGGTGCACGCCGTCGCCGCGACCAAGCGCGGCGCGCACCTCGCGGTGAGCCTCGAGCGCCTCGACGCGCTGCTCGACGCTCCGGCGCAGCGCATCGGCCTCTCGGCGACGGTGCGCCCGATCGACGAGGTCGCGCGCTTCCTGGGCGGCGCCGCGCCCGTCGAGATCGTCGCGCCGCGCGCCACGAAGGCCTTCGATCTGCGCGTCGTCGTGCCGATGCCCGACATGGCCAATCCCCCGCCGCCTCCGGGCACGCCGGCGGATGCCGGGAACACCGACGAGGATGCCGACTGGTACACGACCTCGGCGCCCGCGACGGGCTCGGTGTGGCCGCACGTCGAGGAGGCGATCGTCGAGCGCATCCTCGCGCACCGGTCCACGATCGTGTTCGCCAACTCCCGCCGGCTCGCCGAGCGGCTCACGGGCCGGCTCAATGAGATCTACGAAGAGCTCGCGGGTGTCGATACGCCGGGTCTCGATACGCCGGGTCTCGATACGCCGTCGCTGCGCGACGGCACTCGACCAGCGGGGGCGGGCTCGACGCCAGGCGGCGTTCCGGCGGGGGCGGCGCGCGCCGGCGCGCGCCCGGCGGGCGGGATGCCGGCCGAGACGATGGCGCAGTCCGGCGTCTCCAGCGGCGCGCCGCCCGTGCTCGCGAAGGCGCACCACGGATCGGTGTCGAAGGAGCAGCGCGCGCAGGTCGAGGACGAGCTGAAGTCGGGCACGCTGCGCTGCGTCGTCGCGACGAGCAGCCTCGAGCTCGGCATCGACATGGGAGCCGTCGACCTCGTCATCCAGGTCGAGGCGCCGCCGTCGGCGGCATCCGGTCTGCAGCGCGTCGGGCGCGCGGGGCATCAGGTGGGCGAGGTGAGCCGCGCGGCGCTGTTCCCCAAGCACCGCGGCGACATCCTGCACACGGCCGTCGTGACCGAGCGCATGCTCGCGGGAAAGATCGAGGCGATCGCGATTCCGCAGAACCCGCTCGACATCCTCGCGCAGCAGACGGTCGCCGCGTGCGCCGTCGGGCCGGTCGACGTCGAGGGCTGGTATGAGACGGTGTGCCGCTCGGCACCGTTCCGCTCGCTGCCGCGCTCGGCCTACGAGGCGACGCTCGATCTGCTCGCGGGACGCTACCCGTCCGACGAGTTCGCCGAGCTGCGACCGCGGGTCGTGTGGGATCGCGATCACGGCACGCTCACCGGGCGGCCGGGCGCGCAGCGCATCGCGGTCACGAGCGGCGGCACGATTCCCGATCGCGGCCTGTTCGGCGTGTTCGTCGCGGGCGAGACGACGGGCGCGCGCGTGGGCGAGCTCGACGAGGAGATGGTCTACGAGTCGCGCGTGAACGACGTGTTCACTCTCGGCACAACGAGCTGGCGCATCGTCGAGATCACGCACGACCGCGTCAACGTCGTGCCGGCGTTCGGGCAGCCCGGCAAGCTGCCGTTCTGGCACGGCGACGGCCTCGGGCGACCGTCCGAGCTCGGCGAGGCGCTCGGCCGGTTCTCACGCGAGATCGCCGCGGAGCCTCCCGAGAAGGCGACGGCACGCCTGCGCGAGTCGGGCCTCAACGACAACGCGATCGCCAACCTGCTCGCCTACCTGAGCGAGCAGCGCGAGGCGACCGGCAGCCTGCCGACCGACCGCACCCTCACGGTCGAGCGGTCGCGCGACGAGGTCGGCGACTGGCGGGTGATCCTGCATTCCCCTTACGGCATGCACGTGCACGCGCCGTGGGCGCTCGCGGTGAACGCACGCATCCGCGAACGCCTCGGCGTCGAAGGGTCGGCGGTCGCGAGCGACGACGGCATCATCGCCCGCGTGCCCGACGCCGACGCCGAGCCGCCCGGCGCCGAGCTGTTCGTGTTCGAACCCGACGAGCTGGAGCAGCTCGTGACCGACGAGGTGGGCGGATCGGCCCTGTTCGCCTCACGCTTCCGCGAGTGCGCGGCCCGGGCGCTGCTACTGCCGCGCCTGAACCCGCAGAAGCGCGCGCCGCTGTGGCAGCAACGGCAGCGCTCGGCGCAGCTGCTGGAGGTCGCGCGCAAGCATCCGACGTTCCCGATCATCCTCGAGACGCTGCGCGAGGTGCTGCAAGACGTCTACGACCTGCCCGCGCTGCTGCGCGTCGCCCGCGCGATCGGCGACCGGCGCATCCGGCTCGTCGAGACCACGACGAGCCAGCCGTCGCCGTTCGCACGCGACCTGCTGTTCGGATATGTCGGTGCGTTCATGTACGAGGGCGACTCGCCCCTCGCCGAGCGACGCGCGGCGGCCCTGTCGATCGACCCCGCCCTGCTGTCGGAGCTGCTCGGCAAGGTCGAGCTGCGTGAGCTGCTCGACCCCGCCGTCATCGTGCAGTTCGAGGCCGAGGCGCAGCGGCTCGCCCCCGACCGGCGCGTGCGCGGCGTCGAGGGCGTCGCCGACCTGCTGCGCCTGCTCGGACCCCTGGATGCCGCGGAGGTCGCGGAGCGGCTGGACGCGGCGTCGGCGGGTCTCGATGCGCGGGATCGCGATACGTCTGATCTCGATACGCGGGATCTCGATACACCGTCGCTGCGCGACGGCACTCGATCAGCGGTGGTGCTGCGCGACGGCACTCGATCAGCGGGCGTGGATAGTTCGGGCGCGGGGGCCAGGCCCGACGACGGGACGCGATCAGCGGGGGCCGGAGCGGCAGGCGCTGCTTCGCTGGCATCCGCGCTGCTCGGCGAGCTGGTGGCGGCGCGCCGGGCGATCCCCGTGACGATCGCGGGCAGCGAGCGGGTCGCCGCGATCGAGGATGCCGGGCGCCTGCGCGACGCCCTCGGCATCGGACTGCCGGTCGGCATCCCCACGGCGTTCCTCGAGCCCGTCGCCGATCCACTGGCCGACCTCGTCGCCCGCCATGCCCGCACGCACGGGCCCTTCCGCACCGGCGATGTCGCCGCCCGGTTCGGGCTCGGCGCAGCGGTCGCGCGCCAGGCGCTGCAGCGTCTCGAGTCGCAGGGCCGCCTGTCGAGCGGATACTTCCTCGCCGATGCCCCGCCGGGATCCGACGACCGCGAATGGTGCGACACCGAGGTGCTGCGCCGGCTGCGACTGCGTTCCCTCGCGGCGATCCGCGGCGCCGTCGAGCCCGTGCCTCCCGACGCGTTCGCACGGTTCCTGCCCGCATGGCAGCACCTCGATCGGCCGCTCGAGGGCGTCGACGGCGTGCTCGCCACGATCGAGCAGCTGGCGGGCGTGCCGCTCCCGGCGAGCGCGTGGGAGTCGCTCATCCTGCCGTCACGCGTGCGCGACTACGCGCCGTCCCTGCTCGACGAGCTGCTCGCCACGGGCGAGGTCGTCTGGTCCGGCCACGGCTCGCTGCCCGGACGCGACGGCTGGATCGCCCTGCATCCGGCCGATCTGGCATCCGTCACGCTCGTTCCGCCCGACGAGCCGGCCGAGACGAGCGCACTCGAGCAGCGGGTGCTCGACGTGCTCGTCGGCGGCGGCGCGTTCTTCGCGGCCCAGCTCCAGACGCTGACCGGCGCCGAGAGCGAGACCGCCGTCGTCGACGCGCTGTGGAACCTCGCCTGGACCGGGCGTGTCACGGGTGACACCTTCGCCCCCATCCGCACGCTGCTGTCGGGTGGCTCGCAGGCGCATCGCACGGCGCGGCGCACACCGCGCACCCGCATGTTCCGCGGCACGCCGCTGGCCGCCGCGCGCACCACGCCACCGCGCGCACCCCTCGCCGGGGGCCGCTGGTCGCTGCTGCCGGCGCCCGAGCCCGACGCCGCCGTCCGAGCCGCGGCGACCGCGAGCCTGCTGCTGGAGCGGTACGGCGTCGTCACGCGCGGCTCGGTGCAGGCCGAAGGCGTGCCGGGCGGGTTCGCGCAGGTCTATCGCGTGCTCTCCGGATTCGAGGATGCCGGGCACTGCCGCCGCGGCTATGTCATCGAACGCCTCGGCGCCGCACAGTTCGCGACGTCGGCGACGATCGACCGCGTGCGCGAGTTCGCCACGCTGCCTGATCCGGCACCGCTCGCCGCGCGCACACTGGCCGCGACGGACCCCGCCAACCCCTACGGCGCGGCGCTCGCGTGGCCCGCGCTCGAGGGGGTCGGCCATCGCCCCGGCCGCAAGGCGGGTGCGCTCGTGACGCTCGTCGATGGCATCCTGGTGCTCTACCTCGAGCGCGGCGGACGCTCGGCCCTCGCCTTCACCGACGACGAGACCGTGCTCGCCGCCGCGGCGCGCAGCCTCGTCGAGACAGCGCGCGCCCACCGTCTCGACACCCTCACGATCGAGCAGGTCAGCGGTCAGTTCGTCTACGGCACCGCCGTCGGCCGCGCCCTGCACGCCGCGGGCTTCGTCGAGTCGTCCCGCGGCCTCACGCTCCGCCGCACCTCCCGCCCCTAG